TAATATTGTGCAGCAAACATTTGGTGCTGCCCTACATCAGAAGTAACAAACGCATCGCCTTTAGTCACTTCATATAAAGATTCAATCACCGCTTGTGGCTTAATTATGCCTCCATCGCCCGGATCATAAGGGAAGGTACCTTTAGAGCTACGCCACTCATCAATTTGTTTCCACCAGCCATTAACTGCTTCTTTATCAACTTCACGCTTACCGTCTTTTATTGCACCCAGCATTTCATTCAACACTGCCTTTACTGGGCCAACGATAGGCACATCGGCTCTAATATTCTTGGAAATACTGGCGGGGTCGATATCGATGTGAACAATTTTGGCAGTAGGGCAAAACTTAGCAACACCATTTGTTACCCGATCATCAAATCGAGCACCCACGGCTAAAATTACATCAGCATGATGCATTGCTAAGTTAGCGGCATAACTACCATGCATACCCAACATGCCTAAAAACTGGCGATCAGAACCAGGGTAACCACCTAATCCCATTAATGTATTCGTAACCGGTGCATTTAGCTTTTGAGCTAACTCCGTCAACACATCAGACGCTTGTCCTAAAATTACCCCACCACCGCTATAAATCACTGGTCGTTTAGCTTGCATTAATAGGTCAAGCGCTTTACGAATTTGTCCTGAGTGCCCTTTTAATGGTGGATTATATGAGCGAAGTTTTATTTTTTTTGGATAAGCATATTCAAACTTATCACTGGGGTTAGTGATATCTTTGGGGATATCCACAACCACTGGGCCAGGACGACCAGACTGAGCAATATGAAATGCTTTTTTAATGGTCATCGGAATATCTTCGGCACGTTTTACCAAAAAGCTGTGCTTAACAATTGGCCGAGAAATTCCCACCATATCCGTTTCCTGGAACATATCCGTGCCAATAAAATCCGATGGTACCTGCCCAGAAATCACAACCATTGGGATTGAGTCCATATAGGCAGTAGCAATGCCAGTAATGGTATTAGTCGCGCCAGGCCCAGATGTAACCAGTGCTACCCCAGGCTTACCCGATGCCCGCGCATAGCCATCTGCCATATGCGTTGCAGCTTGTTCGTGGCGCACGAGGATATGGGTCACTCGATCCTGCCGAAACAGTGCATCATAGACATGAAGTAACGCACCGCCAGGGTAACCATATATATATTCAACTCCTTCATCCGCTAACGAGCGGATAACCATTTCAGCACCCGATAATAGTTCCACTTGATGAATCCTCTAGAACATCGCTACATAACAAATTGATTTAACTGTCTAACAGTCTATATTCATTAGCTATAGAGCAACATAAACCTATCTGAATGGCAAGGTTAACAACCCACTCAAGTTAGCTGCAGGTGGTTACTAACAGAGCAAACAGAAGTTATCGGTTTATTACTTGCTATTTTTTTAAGCTAGTGGTCAATCTAGTTTGCATTAAAGATAAGAGCCACATGCTGCTCTAATGAATTGATACACCACTACCTCGCTTCGCTAAGCATTGCTCAGCCGCCTAACGAAACTGCCAGATTGTCAGGCCCACAGTATGGTGTAGTGGGCCGACCCAGCGCGAGGTAACGCGTCATTGGGATAAAACTGAAAATTTAAGGTGTAAAGTTTCAGTTTAGAGTGGATGGCGATTTACGCAGTAAACATCCAAAAAGTAAGACCGATAATTCTTTACAGTTTAACGACAGAAGTCAAGGCTCAAACTCTTCCACTACAATAGTTTCAGAGGCATTCGATCAAAAACAGCCAAACGACTGTAGTGAAGTCCTTTAGCAGCCAAACAGAGTTTTTAAATCGTAAATATTATTTCACCTGGTTTATATTTAGTGATATGTATAACAAAACTAGAGATAGGGGCATCACATCCCTACTTATCATATCAAGTTACCTATATATTCATGTGGCCACTAAACTGTGGTGTTATTGAAGATAACAAAGCGTTTGGGAACACTCATGAAAAAGCTACTGCTACTCACCAGCTTAATTTTAATCTCTACCAACTTAACTGCAGGCAAGTTTTATAAGTGGGTAGATGAGGATGGCGTTACTCACTACAGCACCACGCCACCAAAAGAAGGCCAAGGTGAAGTTGTGAATACCAGAGCCCAGAAGTCTTCCAGTAAAGAAGCTGGTGAAAAAAAGCTAAAAGGTATTAAAGATGCCGAAGCAGCGAAAAAACAAGAACAAACTGATAAAGAAGAGTTTGAGAAAGAGCTAACCAAGGCCAAGAAGGAAAAAGAAGAAAATTGTAAGCAAGCCAAGCAAAACAAGATTCAGCTTACAATTAAAAACCGAGTCAGAATGACCATGGAAGATGGTTCAGTGAAAATTCTTAGCGCAGAAGAGAAAGATGCGCAGCTGAAAAAAGCAGATGAGGCAATTAAAGAGTGGTGTAACTAACTCAACTCAGCAAACAGCCTATCACTTACCTATCCACCGCCCAGCAAACCAGTTGACTGGGCGGTTACTTACTCCATAATTACTACTGCCAAAAAATTTACAACGGCTTTTCATCTTTGCAACGCAAACTAATCACTAAAGGACCCTGATACTGCAGGGCGGTATCATGCTTTAACGTAAGAAGCTGGGGTTTCGACTGAAACTTAGGTACAGGCGCAATGAAATAGCCTTTCCCCCAATTCACCAGCTTAGCTTTGCCTCTAGCTTTTTGCTGGATAGGGACTCTTTCTTCTACCAGGTATTCCACATAAACGGAATTACATTGGCATTGACTTAAGTCCTGAGATGCCACCATTTGGGTAAGTAGCGTGACATTTTCCGTAGTATGCCGCACCCCTAAAGGTTTAATAGTTAAACATTGGGAAAGGTAGTTACGAATTCTGATTTTATCCAACTGCATCGTTGGCGCTATAGGCATAGGCTTTTGGTGTATCGCCTGACATCCAGACAACAGCACCACCAGCACTAACGAAGCTAGCTGTAATGATCTTACCGTACGCATTGTGATTATAAGAATTTTAAGAGAAATACTGGTCAATTTTAGTGATAATAATCAGTAGCTTTGTACAGTCAGCTGACTGCTGGCCACAAAATTCTTCAGCGATAGGTAGAATACTACAGTTAGAGGGTAATGGAAGACTACCTTCAATTAATGCTCGCAGACGAGGAATAAAAATCCACTGTAACCACTGGTTCAATGCGAGGGTATCAACACAAAAAGGCTCGGTACTAGTTAGAGACTCAGCAGAAGGTGGCGAAAACTCCCACATATTCAAGTGTTGAAGTTCTTGCTCTAATTCGGTTAGTAGCGAGGAGATTTGCTCATTTCTCATACAAAAGACAAGCACTCGTTAGGTTTAATTCAACTCAAGATCTATAGAAACTGCCGAAGTTTGATCTTTCAAACAAACATCAACAGCCCCTAGTTTAACGAGCTTGTCCTTTAGATGACAAGAAATGACAAAAACTAGCCGCGCCCAGTTGAGCTTTGATCAATGATTGATTGCAGCCGAGCTCTCATTCCTGGATCACGGGTCAGCGATAAACCCCGGCGTGCTAACTGCTCAGCCTGAGCATAGTTTTGCTGGTTTAATCGGATTGATGCTAACTCGTAATAAACCTCTGGATCATTGGGGGCAACCCGCAATGCTCTTTCTAAAGTAGCGGCTGCAGCCTCTAAGTCACCAGTGGCGCGTTGTTCCAGCGCTCTATCAATCAACCGACGAGCAGCAGGGTTACTACTCACCCCTGAGTCAGGGTAGTCTGGAGTAACATAAGCGTATTGATCTTCATTTTGCTGGTTAGGTTGGGTGACCACCTGAGGCTCACGATACTCTGGACGACCAGCAGAAACAGGAGCTGCATCCACCACTTCAGGTCGCATATCCCGGCCTGGATCTTGTGATGCTGGAATATAAGTATGTTGAACACAGCCTGATACAATAAACAACAAACCACTGATAGCTGCCGGCTTTAACCAAGCAGCTTTAAGCTGAAAACCAGCCTTTCCTAAATCTATATTTTGTTGAAACACTATTTTTGCCCCCAATTAGCGAAACAGGGTTCTGAACCAATCTACCACTTTGGAACCTCTTCTGCGAGGTTGGTGACGGACAATACAGGAAGATTCTTCCTGTGGCTCAGAACCTTTAATAAATGGTAAATAACGGGCACCTGCACAAGACTCATTGGCAAGCATTCCACTAATTTCATCCACCCATACATAGTGCACCTGGTCAGGTACTTTGGGCTGTAACGACTTAGGATTAACATTAAACATAAAGTCGCTCCAAACTCTTAACGCACCACTGCTACCTGTTACTGGTGTTGGCTTATTATCATCATGCCCCATCCAGACAACTGCTAAATAATCTTCGGAATAGCCAGCAAACCAGCTGTCACGCTGATCATTACTGGTGCCGGTTTTCCCTGCCACACGCACTTTATTATTTAACAGCCGATACGCTCTTCTGCCCGTACCCTCTCGCATCACTTCTTGCATGACATATTGCAGCAAGTGCACATACTCCGTAGGAACCACTTGTTGTATTGCTAATGGATAGCGCTGCAGTGGTTTACCTTCTGCATCCAAAACCGCCCGAATAGTTCTCAGTGGTACTTTAAAGCCACCACCAGCCAGGGTTTGATAGACAGTTGCCACCTCTACTGGCGACATCGCAACTGCTCCTAACAATGATGAAGGGTAGGCAGGAAAATCCTGATCAGCTCCCAGTGTTTTGAGTAACTGCAGTACTTTTTCTACCCCTATAGTTAAACCAATTTTGGCAGTAGCTAAGTTATAGGATTTTGCTAGTGCTTCGTGTAATGGCACTGTGCCATGGCTTTTATGATCAAAGTTATCAGGTTCCCATAGCTGGCCATCCTGAGTTTTGATGCTGACTTTACTGTCATCAACAAATGTAGCTAGGGTATATTGCTCTGGTTCAGTCAACGCAGATAAAAATACGATGGGTTTAATTAAAGAACCAATATGGCGCTGCGCATCTACTGCTCGGTTAAAGCCGGTGTAACCTGCCTTACGATCACCAACAACAGCTAATACATCACCACTGCCTGGTGCAGTAACCACCATTGCCCCCTGTAATGCTTTATGCTTCTGATTGGATTTTCTAACTTTTTTAAGAGTATCAGTCAGACTTTCTTGTGCTTGCTGTTGAACGATGGGATCAAGGTTGGTAAAAATTCTTAACCCTTGCGAGGTAAGGTTTTCTTCATCATAGTCACGCTTTAACTGTCTTTTAACCAAGTCCAGGTAAGCATAATAATGGTTCATTTGTACTTTACTATGCTTCACTACCCCCAACGGCTTTTGCTGTGCTTGGTTAGCTTCCTGCTCAGTAATCACACCCTGCTGTGCCATTACCTTTAATACTAAGTTGCGGCGTTTAAGGGCTTTTTCGGGTTTACGACGGGGGTTGTATTGAGATGGGCCTTTAACCATTCCAACTAACAATGCCACCTTCTCAGCGGATAGCTCATTAATAGGTTGACCGAAAAAGAACTGGCTGGCCAGTCCAAACCCATGAATGGCTCGCTTACCTTGTTGGCCTAAAAAAACCTCGTTGATATAGGTTTCGAGTATTTCGTCTTTGTCGTAATGAAAATCCAGCAAACCCGCCATAATGGCTTCATTGGCTTTTCTTTTCAAACTGCGCTCATTCGACAAATATAAATTCTTTACCAATTGTTGAGTTAAAGTTGACCCGCCTTGGACAGCTCTTCCCGTTTTAAAGTTGATATAAAAAGCTCGGGCAATTGACTTGGGAGACACTCCCCAGTGGTCATAGTAGTTTCTATCTTCAACTGCTAACAAAGCAGGAATAAAAGTTTCAGGTAATTGCTCTAACTTCGTTAACAGCCGGTCTTCATTGGATGCAGGGTAAATACCACCAATTAACTGTGGCTCTAAACGGGCTAAGGTTTCCTGACCAATCTGATCAGTAACTTTTTGAATTTGCTTATTGCGAAATAAAACTTTAATTAAAACTGGCTCTTCATAGCCATCATCAAATTGAAAACCGCGTGTTTTTAACGTAACAACATTGCCTTTTTGATGATACTGCCCTGCTCGTTCAACATAGCTAACAGACTGATAACCCAGCTGGTCAAGTTGCTGAACCAACTGTTTTACATTAATTCGTCTTGTTGAAAATAGCTCTAGTGGTTGCGCGTATACCTTGGCAGGAATAGCCCACTTTTTACCTTCAAATCTTTCAGTGACTTCTATATCTAATTTACTGGCATAGCCGACAAATAAAACACCACCAATCACTAACAGCAAAGCTGTCAGTTTAAATAGCTTTTTCCAGAAGCCACCCTTCTTGGCTTTTCCATTTCGCTGTTTGCCTTTTTTAGCTGGCTGCCTGCCAGTACGGATACGTTCAGTCATGTGCTTGTATTTTTTTCCTAAAGACCGTCAGACTGCAATCAAATACTTGCGCCTAAAAACTGCTAGCCAAGCTCTTTTACTGGCTAATTTCTCAGCACAATAAACGAGTGTTGTTAGGCTGATAATAAGGTTTGTTACTTACATGCTGCTCCTAGTTCACATAAAGCATGCTACACACCACTGCTAAAGCACTCTTGGCAGTTAGTAACGTCAGTATTTTTCTTGCGTCAGCTGTCTTACAAAAATAGTTGGCTAAAGTGTATTCGATTAAGCTGTTGATTTTCAGAACAAACGGACAAATTGAGTAGAATTTCTCATTTTTTCAACGTACGGCAATTAGCGATAAGCGGTTCAAGCTGTCTTATAAATCAGGGCAAAAATGGCTAAAAATACTGCTATAGAAGCAGAATTTTTAAGCGAGCCTGTACGTTTTTCAAGCTTGCTTATACAATTTAATCATTAGAGTCACTCGCTCGTAATAAAGCATGCCAATCTTGCGGCAACAAAAATTTAGCCGAGTTTCTGATCAATTATCATACAAGTCACAATAATCAGCTATTATTTATATCAAGGTGGCAAACTTGGTAATGACTGATATGAAGTTTTGTTGTCACCTGTTCCTAGTATTTCAGAGGGCAAGGACTCGAAGATGGCAACAGATTTAATCGAGCTGAAAAACCTTGGGAAAACATCTGTCCAATGGCTTAATGCCGTTGGCATTAGAGACCGCGAAACATTAGAACAAATTGGCGCGGTAGAGGCTTACTGCAAAATTAAAACACGTGGTTTTAAAGTATCCAAAGTGTTGTTATATGCATTAGAAGGTGCTCTGCTCAATGCACACTGGAACCAGCTTGACCCTTCACTAAAAGAAAGGTTAATACGGGAAGCTGAAGCCAAAGAGCCCAGCGCAGTCAGCCAATGAATATGGCTAATTGTTAACTTAAGGCGTCAAGCATGTATTTGGTGGGAGAGCAATTCCCCTATATCAGCGAAGTGATCTCAGAGCTGCAGCTTATTCCTGCACAGCTTGTTAATGGTTTGCCCAGTCAAGCCGCTAATATCTATTTAGATTCCGTGGCTGACCTCTATGCCCAGCATGATCCAGACCAAATATTTTTAATCTGTGAAGGTAAACTGGCCGGTTCTATCAATCAACGTGAAGTATTTTATATGCAAGAGGGTGATATCGTTGGCCTTCGGCAAGGCTTTAATCTACCCAAATGCAAATACAGCAGTAAAGACCCTATTGAATTAATCCCTTATGATCGCAAAGCATTTTTTCAACATATCCAAGCTGACCCTGCCAGACAAACATTACTGACAAAATACCTGATTGGCTATGCGGCAGTTTTAGCCGATGGACTTTCTCGACTTACCCCTTATACCAGCAAGCCAGCAACGGGCTTTTTGCAAGTAAAAGCGGGTGACACCATTATTAGTGAAGGTGAGCAAGCTGATCATGTGTTTATTTTAATGACAGGTAGAGCAGAGGTATATGTACGTGGAGTAAAAGTAGGCAATATTTATCAGGATGAGATTTTTGGCGCAATGGCCATGTTTACCCAAGAGAAACGCTCTGCCACTGTAATGGCTAAAGATGATTGTACATTAACAGCAGTTCCGAAAGAGCAATTTATCAATTTAATTCAAACTCACCCAAGAGTCTGCCTGAATCTGATGGAAAACATGGCCAGAAGAATCAACTCCCTCAACCAGAAACTCGCCTCTTCAGACAGTGGTGACCCAGCTACATCAGTTGAGATCATGGGCTAATCTATCCACTCAAAGTTTTGCTACAAAAAATTTTTGCAGATATTCCGTTGACAATGCAAATGATAACAATTATCATTTGCATTGTTGTCGTTGCACAACAGATTTAATCTGTCGATATCACCTCTGTAAGTAACAGGATGCTATAAACAGGTTATCTCCTCATCAGGCTAATCACAGACTTTTGCCACTCAATTTGAGTGGCTTTTTTTTGCCTTTAATTCAGCCAGTGGTGCATGCACAAAATAAGGTAAAAAAACTTCCTCTCCATTTACCCTCTTGCTGGTGTTGCTTTTTCTTGATGTAGGCCCACTATGCCTGCAAAAAAGCAACTTGCCAGAAAATAAATGACTTTGAAGACTGTTAACCAGCTTTACGCATGCATCACTAGCCTATGCATTCCTTTCACACTTGCTATTTGCAAATAAAAATAATTATCATTTGTGTTGACATTTAAATGCCGCTTGACTATTCTGATTAACAGTTGCCACAGGCAACTTGTTGATAACAACTGTAAGATGTTTACCTGGCAGTTAAGCAGCTTTTTTACAGGTTATCTCCTCATCAGGCTAATCACGGTTCTAAGGCTACCATTTGGTAGCCTTTTTTTTGTCCGCTTCTTTTGCTTATTCACTGAAGACTTTTTTAATCGCTTACCAATAATTTTCTTATACGACCCATATCACCTTTTTTAAGCGTCTTTCATATAAATGCATCAATTTTTAAATCAAATGCTTAATTTCACTGAAATAATTCAAAACTACTGATATGTTAAAAGTAGGTGAATAAATAAACAGCTCTTGTCTGCTTTTTTATGTAGTTTGTTTTAAGTTAGCCACTAAAAGTAGATAACTAGCTCACAGGATGCTCATGAAGTACATCAAAAAAGGATCTAGTTACCTTACTTTAGGTTTATCCGTTACACTAAACCTGGCGGCTATGACAGCTAGTTCCAATACCCCTGTGTCAGCTACAAACAAATTACAGCAGACTGAATCAACTGCTGCCCAACAAAACCAGCCTTTACAAAGTTTAAAACCAGCCAGCAATAAATCCCTTGGGCTTGCTTACTATCTTATCGGCCAATTCTACCAAGCGAACCAGCGCACAGAAACAGCGTGCACTTGGTTTAAAAATTCTGCTGAATTAACGTCAGTAATGGGCCAATATGAAGCTGCTCGCTGTGTCGCTCCAAATAATACAACTCAAGCCGTATCGCTACTTAAGCAGTCTGCTGAACAGGGTTTTGCTGCAAGCCAGGTTTTACTTGGTGAATGGTATTGGTTCGGCAACATCCTGCAACAGGATTATAAACAAGCACTCTACTGGTTTAATCAAGCTGCTGCCGAAAAGTATCCAAAAGCCATTAACAACTTAGGCATGATGCACCAACTTGGCCAAGGGACAGAAAAAAACCTTAAGCAAGCACTAAACTATTATCAAACTGCTGCTAAGTTAGGTCACGCGGCGGCAGAAAATAATATTGGCTATATGTATGCCACAGGGCTTGGGGTAAAAAAAGATAAAACAGTTGCAGCCCAATGGTATAAAAAAGCAGCTAAAAAAGGTCATCCAGCTGCCTTAAATAACTTGGCTAAGATTTATTTAACGGGTGACGGCGTACCTAAAAACCCGAAAAAAGCGATATATTGGTATGAGCAAGCTATCAAAAAAGACAACAAATATGCTCAATATCGTCTTGGTATTTTGTTAATCCAAGGCCAAAGAATCCCCAAAGATAGCAAGCGCGGTATTTATCTTATCAGCAAAGCAGCACTGCAAAATCATGTTAACGCCCAGCTGGTTCTAGGCTCTTACTACCAACAATTCGCAGATCAGCACAGCCAGTCACTTTACTGGTTTGAACAAGCAGCCAAACAAGGCAGTGAGGTTGCTATGGTAAAAGCGGCGGAATTAATGTTGGAACCAGAAAGTAAATTGTTCAACCAGGCGTTAGCTGTTGAATGGCTTAAAGAAGCTGCTTACCAGGGAGATAAAAGTGCCTATAAGCAACTGAGTGAAGTATTTCTCAGTGATCAAAGCCAGTTATTTAATATTCACGAAGGTGTATTTTGGCTTGGGCATGCTGCCAATAATGGCGACCCAATTGCCCAGTGGCAACTTGGTGAGCACTACGAGTTAGGTAATGGAATACAAAAAGACCATACCAAAGCAGCCATGTGGTATTGGGAGGCAGCAAAACAGGGAATCAAAACAGCTCAATTAAAGCTTGCTGAGATGTACCAACAAGGCAGGGGAGTCAGCTTAAACCAACAGCGGGCCAAATACTGGTATAACCATGCATCAGAACAAGCATCTATTAACTAATTTTTAGTCAAAGAAGAAAGGCTGAATTATATAACTGGTGCTTTAATTGAAACTGGGGTAAATACAGGAAATAAGGAAGGAAAAATGGTGGGTCGTGCTGGACTCGAACCAGCGACCAATTGGTTAAAAGCCAACTGCTCTACCAACTGAGCTAACGACCCTCGATGGGCGCGCTATATTACTAAATTTTTAAAAAATTACAACCCCTTTCTTCATAGCTATTTACATTCTTAGTGATGAACACAACCCTAACAAGTGGTATACCCTACAATCAAAGGTTGATTCCACTATCCGCAGTCAGGACGGTCAGTATTTGCTTTAGGCGTTAGCCACAACCAATCACCCCACTGTTCTAAATCTTGATACCATGTGATATCAGCCTGAGACTGCTGACCTTCAAACGTTTCAACAAATATCACACTCGCTATTCTGATCTCAGGTGCTAGCCACTTAGCAAACCTCGGTGAGCCTACATCTTTTCTAGCGTGATACGAGCCAGTAATAACAACCGTTACTCCACCATTAAGCTTAACAGCCTCTTCAGCTAGCTTTTTATCCCGTGTTTGCTGAATATTAACCATCGCTTCCAGTGATTTCGCATCGATTTTATTACAGTGGGCTTCTTCTATTCGTTTGGCCAAAGGCGCTCTAATAGAATCAGCATAAGGTCCTTCTGCTTTAGGCCTGGTTGAATTGTGATATAAACCCATTACCTGCTTCCTGGTAATATTACCCGCCTTAAGTGGTATGTTATTATTAATAGCCAGCCACATCATTGGCCCATAAAATTCCCACTGCCAACCTTTTACATCCTGCCACTCCAGCCACTTATATAGCTCTGTTTGTGATTTTACTTTGCCATAAGCCTGATCGATTTTTGCTTGTTGGTCAGTGTTAAGCATCTCCATCACTACACCCGTTAGCTTTCCTTTTTTTTGCAAATATTCAAGTATTGCTAACTGATTTTGGTGGTGAATGGGATTGTCATGAGCTTCGCCTAAATACAAAACATCAACTTTAGGGAGCTTTTTTAATAGCTCTTCTTCTGCAATTAACTGGGCATTTTGTTGTTGCCAAATAGGGTTTTCAGGCTGCTTTTCGACAGTTGCCGCACAACCTGAAATAACACTATAAAAGCAAAATAACCAAGACAGTTTTAGTAGTTTACTCACACACAAATCCCTCCAAGAAAGAGGCTATGACAAAAGCTAACCTAATTATCATCATACCTAAGCTATATTTAGTAGCTTACCTGGTAGTGGAGGTGTTCTCAGTGCTACAAATGCTAGCCTAGGAATAAATTCTACTAAGCTAAATCTTCGATTAAATCGATACTGAAATTCAGCAAGATAACGTTGTGCATATTTAGCGCGAATAGCATGATAAGTGCTACGTAAAGCACTTTTTAAGTTTCCAAGGATGGTGTTAACCCAATAAAATTCAGGTTCCTCTACTGATGCACGACCACCACCGCATACAATTTTATCATGAAGACAACCTGCTTCTATGACACCATTAAAACAGGCCAGTCCATCGGAGATTACGGTACTGCCCTTGGCCAAATTCTGCCTACTCCAAGCCGTTATCTCTTCTTTATTAAACCCTTTTAAAATGCTCAGTTTAATTCGTGTCGGTTGACCTTGTTTTGTTGTTTCTACGGCTGCTACAAAAGGTATTTTCCCATCTGCTCCCCTACCTCTTTTGCAACCTGTACGCTCGCCACCAAGATAGGCATCATCAATTTCAATAAAACCCGACAATTGCTTGGTGCCTTCTCTTTCTTGCATCACTTTCATGAGCTTATGTTTCATTCTCCAGGCAGCTTGATAGGAAATACCTAAATGGCGATGTAATTCTATGGCTGATATACCTTTTTTGTCTTGGGAGATCAAATACATCCCTTGGAACCAAGTCTTTAATGGTAATTTGGTTGATTCAAAGATAGTACCTGCAGTTACAGATGTTTGCTGGTGACATTTATAGCACTGCTGAAGCTTTCTAGTAGTGAGTTGACAGCATTTGTCGTATCCACAATTGGGGCACTGAAAACCTTCTGGCCATCGCAATTTGTATAAGGTATTAAAGCATTGTTCTTCTGTACCATATTGTTTGAGAAACTCGTTTAAACTCAGGCCTTTTTGAAATTGAACTTTGTTGATAGCCATTATTTATACCTTCTCAATTAAGTTTCCATACTGTTCAAATATACAGCAGTTGATGGCTTAGGTATAGTGATAATTAGGAAAGCTAATGAATATGGAGTAATAGGGTATTTTCATATCAAACACTAATCTTATAATACTTCCTCTTTACCCTAACAACACCACAGGTACATGATAAGTTGGGTGGCTAATTACCTGACTATCAATATCGAAAACTTTTTTAATTAAATCCGGTATTAATACTTCAATTGGGGAGCCCAGGACGACTTGCTTGCCTTCTTTTATCACCATTATCTTGTCAGCATAGCGGGCCGCTAAATTAAAATCATGAAGAATCACCAATACTGCCGTATTATTCTCAGCCAACTGCCTGGCTAACTGAAGCGTTAAGTGTTGATGAGAAGGGTCTAACGCTGAGGTTGGTTCATCTAGTAATAACAGCCTAGGAACTTGCTGGTTATCAGTAGTGATTTGCGCAATCACTCTGGCTAAATGAATCCGCTGTTTTTCCCCACCGGATAGTGATGTATAAATACGATCACGTAAATGCCAAGCATCAACCTGTTTCATAGCCTGCTTAATAATCTCAGCATCTTTATCCTTGCCTGTCGCCCAAGGAATTCGCCCCATAGAGACCACTTCATAACAGCTAAAAGCAAAACTCAAAGCAGAACTTTGCGGCAAAACCCCTATTTGAGTGGCTCTCAGATTATCTGAAATTTCAGATAATGGCTGCTGATTAATTAACACCTGTCCTTTAACTGGCACTCGCTCTCCAGTTAATGCAGAAAACAAGGTGCTCTTACCAGCACCATTAGGCCCCAATACAGCTAGCACTTCACCTGGACTAACACCAATGGAAATATTCTCAATAATGATTTTGCCCTGGATATTAACCGACAGATTTTGTACTTCTAGCATAGGGTTTTTCATTGGTTTACTTGCTACCCACTAATTGTCTGTCGTTTTTGGAGGAGCAAAAACATAAAAAATGGCGCACCAATTAAGGCAGTGACAATCCCTATTGGTAGTTCCGCAGGCGAGATTACGATGCGCG
This genomic interval from Spartinivicinus ruber contains the following:
- the mrcB gene encoding penicillin-binding protein 1B, with the protein product MTERIRTGRQPAKKGKQRNGKAKKGGFWKKLFKLTALLLVIGGVLFVGYASKLDIEVTERFEGKKWAIPAKVYAQPLELFSTRRINVKQLVQQLDQLGYQSVSYVERAGQYHQKGNVVTLKTRGFQFDDGYEEPVLIKVLFRNKQIQKVTDQIGQETLARLEPQLIGGIYPASNEDRLLTKLEQLPETFIPALLAVEDRNYYDHWGVSPKSIARAFYINFKTGRAVQGGSTLTQQLVKNLYLSNERSLKRKANEAIMAGLLDFHYDKDEILETYINEVFLGQQGKRAIHGFGLASQFFFGQPINELSAEKVALLVGMVKGPSQYNPRRKPEKALKRRNLVLKVMAQQGVITEQEANQAQQKPLGVVKHSKVQMNHYYAYLDLVKRQLKRDYDEENLTSQGLRIFTNLDPIVQQQAQESLTDTLKKVRKSNQKHKALQGAMVVTAPGSGDVLAVVGDRKAGYTGFNRAVDAQRHIGSLIKPIVFLSALTEPEQYTLATFVDDSKVSIKTQDGQLWEPDNFDHKSHGTVPLHEALAKSYNLATAKIGLTIGVEKVLQLLKTLGADQDFPAYPSSLLGAVAMSPVEVATVYQTLAGGGFKVPLRTIRAVLDAEGKPLQRYPLAIQQVVPTEYVHLLQYVMQEVMREGTGRRAYRLLNNKVRVAGKTGTSNDQRDSWFAGYSEDYLAVVWMGHDDNKPTPVTGSSGALRVWSDFMFNVNPKSLQPKVPDQVHYVWVDEISGMLANESCAGARYLPFIKGSEPQEESSCIVRHQPRRRGSKVVDWFRTLFR
- a CDS encoding DUF2195 family protein; the encoded protein is MRTVRSLQLASLVLVVLLSGCQAIHQKPMPIAPTMQLDKIRIRNYLSQCLTIKPLGVRHTTENVTLLTQMVASQDLSQCQCNSVYVEYLVEERVPIQQKARGKAKLVNWGKGYFIAPVPKFQSKPQLLTLKHDTALQYQGPLVISLRCKDEKPL
- a CDS encoding YqcC family protein; this translates as MRNEQISSLLTELEQELQHLNMWEFSPPSAESLTSTEPFCVDTLALNQWLQWIFIPRLRALIEGSLPLPSNCSILPIAEEFCGQQSADCTKLLIIITKIDQYFS
- a CDS encoding acetolactate synthase 3 large subunit, whose translation is MELLSGAEMVIRSLADEGVEYIYGYPGGALLHVYDALFRQDRVTHILVRHEQAATHMADGYARASGKPGVALVTSGPGATNTITGIATAYMDSIPMVVISGQVPSDFIGTDMFQETDMVGISRPIVKHSFLVKRAEDIPMTIKKAFHIAQSGRPGPVVVDIPKDITNPSDKFEYAYPKKIKLRSYNPPLKGHSGQIRKALDLLMQAKRPVIYSGGGVILGQASDVLTELAQKLNAPVTNTLMGLGGYPGSDRQFLGMLGMHGSYAANLAMHHADVILAVGARFDDRVTNGVAKFCPTAKIVHIDIDPASISKNIRADVPIVGPVKAVLNEMLGAIKDGKREVDKEAVNGWWKQIDEWRSSKGTFPYDPGDGGIIKPQAVIESLYEVTKGDAFVTSDVGQHQMFAAQYYKFDKPNRWINSGGLGTMGFGFPAAMGVKLHYPDHDVACVTGEGSIQMNIQELSTCLQYDLPIKIITLNNQALGMVRQWQDMQYDSRYSHSYMDSLPDFKRLVEAYGHVGMTVEKPDDLKSAMEEAFALKDRLVFLDVKVDPNEHVYPMQIKDGSMRDMWLSKTERT
- a CDS encoding TfoX/Sxy family protein, translating into MATDLIELKNLGKTSVQWLNAVGIRDRETLEQIGAVEAYCKIKTRGFKVSKVLLYALEGALLNAHWNQLDPSLKERLIREAEAKEPSAVSQ
- a CDS encoding tetratricopeptide repeat protein; this encodes MFQQNIDLGKAGFQLKAAWLKPAAISGLLFIVSGCVQHTYIPASQDPGRDMRPEVVDAAPVSAGRPEYREPQVVTQPNQQNEDQYAYVTPDYPDSGVSSNPAARRLIDRALEQRATGDLEAAAATLERALRVAPNDPEVYYELASIRLNQQNYAQAEQLARRGLSLTRDPGMRARLQSIIDQSSTGRG
- a CDS encoding DUF4124 domain-containing protein codes for the protein MKKLLLLTSLILISTNLTAGKFYKWVDEDGVTHYSTTPPKEGQGEVVNTRAQKSSSKEAGEKKLKGIKDAEAAKKQEQTDKEEFEKELTKAKKEKEENCKQAKQNKIQLTIKNRVRMTMEDGSVKILSAEEKDAQLKKADEAIKEWCN